From a region of the Daphnia pulicaria isolate SC F1-1A chromosome 1, SC_F0-13Bv2, whole genome shotgun sequence genome:
- the LOC124322791 gene encoding uncharacterized protein LOC124322791, with the protein MVTLKSVKFVKCKMIRHYIRKTERCMYPDGYILKTVKKVVAEKKVCDVSKETSIPKIFLLRYVKNVLAAGIQDKAEATKIIGGYQKSRKVFSSEQESNLSNYVKRASDIYHGITTTDMRRLAYQYTTQEKCIVPPRLPCGICRREVHGTTLCLSTEYFLNGAPLGSAGSANKSGWMSDQDFVLFMIHFIQHVRSSKENEQRSSFITR; encoded by the exons ATGGTGACTCTCAAATCTgtcaaatttgtgaaatgtaaGATGATTAGGCATTATATTAGAAAAACTGAACGTTGTATGTATCCAGATGGTTACATTTTGAAAACTGTCAAGAAAGTTGTTGCTGAAAAAAAAGTATGTGATGTTTCCAAAGAAACCTCCAtcccaaaaatatttctactgaGATATGTTAAAAATGTCTTGGCTGCTGGAATTCAAGATAAGGCTGAAGCAACTAAAATTATTGGGGGTTACCAAAAATCTCGTAAG GTTTTCAGCAGTGAACAAGAAAGCAATCTTAGCAATTACGTCAAAAGGGCCAGTGACATTTATCATGGAATCACTACCACAGACATGAGAAGATTGGCTTATCAGTACACTACccaagaaaaatgtattgtcCCTCCCCGTCTGCCTTGCGGTATCTGCCGCAGGGAAGTCCATGGCACCACTCTTTGTCTTTCCACG GAATATTTCCTCAATGGTGCTCCTCTCGGTTCTGCTGGTTCAGCCAACAAGTCTGGCTGGATGTCAGACCAAGATTTCGTTTTGTTCATGATACACTTCATACAGCACGTTCGGTCTTCGAAAGAGAACGAACAACGAAGTTCTTTTATTACTCGATAA